The window ATCGACCTCATGGCCTTCCTTGCGCGACCAGTAGGCGAGCAGCTGGGTTTCACCCCGGGCGTCCGCCTGGGGCACCACCGCCGCTTCATTGACCGCCTCATGCTGGGCCAGCCGGGATTCGATTTCGCCCAGTTCGATTCGGTAGCCGCGCACCTTGACCTGCTGGTCGCGGCGGCCGAGGAATTCAATGACGCCGTCGGCCCCATAGCGGCCCATGTCGCCGGTGCGATAGAAACGTGCGCCGGCCTCGAACGGGTGGGGAACGAAGGCGGCGAGGGTGCGCTCCGGATCGTTGAGGTAACCACGTCCGACGCCCACGCCGGCCACGCAGATTTCGCCGGGCACGCCAATCGGAACCGCGCGCAGTGCCGCGTCGAGAATGAACAAGCGGTTATTCGCGGTAGGCCGGCCGATGGGCATGGCCAGCATGGCGTCGTTCGGCGGTGTGCTAATGGCGTGGAAGGCCACATCGTCCGAGCATTCCGCCGGGCCGTAGGCATTCATGAACGGGATCGAAGGGAAGCGCTCGAACCAGCTGCGGCACACGCTTGGCGGAAGTGCTTCGCCGGTAGGCAGGACCCAGCGCAGCGATGCGAGCGTGCAGTCCGGCGGGCACACGTCCAGCATGCCGCGAATGACCGTCGGTACCGCTTCGATCAGGGTCAATGCCGAGGCGTCAATCGCTTTCAGAAGCAGGAATGGATCATGGGCGACGGCGTCGGGCAGGATATGCACGGTGCCGCCCACCAGCGGCGCCGCCAGGAACTGCCAGACCGAAATGTCGAATGCTGGCGATGCGGTTTGCGCAATGCGGTCGTTTTCGTCCATGCCGAGCGTCGGGACCTTGCCGAAAATATTATTCAGCATGCCGCGTTGTTCGACCATCGCGCCCTTCGGCTGGCCGGTGGAGCCGGACGTGAAAATGACGTAAGCCAGGTCGCCTGGGTTGCCAAGTGGCGCCAGTGCACTGTCGTCGCCGCGCAGCCAGATCGATTCGGCCAGCAGGGCAACGGGACGGTGCGGCGCGCCGCTCATGACCTGGTCCAGCAGCTTGCCGCTGGTTTCCGATGCGAGCAGCAGCGGCGCCCGGCTCAACGCAAGGATGTCGGCCAGGCGGCCGGGCGGGTGCAGCACATCGAGCGGCAGGTAGGCCGCGCCAGCTTTGAAGACCGCGATCATCATGGTCAGCAGCGGCAAGCCGCGTTCGGCCATCAGCGCCACCAGCGTGTCCGGCCCGGCGCCGGCCGTGCGCAGCGCACGCGCGATGCGGTTGGCGCGGCGATCGAGTTCCGCGTAGGTGAGCGAATCGGCGCCGCAGACAGCCGCAACGCGATCCGGATGCGCGGCCACGCGTCGGGCGAACAAGGATGCGTAGGTCTGGTCGAGCGGGAAGTCATGTTCGCTCGCGTTCCAGTCGCGCAGCAGCGTGTTGCGCTCGTCCGCGGTGAGCATTTCGATGGCGGAGAGCGGCGACTGGGGCTGGGCCAGCATGCCGAGCAGGAGCTCGCGCATATGCCCCAGCATGCGCGCCACCGCGTCGCTGGCGAAGCGGCGGGTGTCGTACGACAGGCGCATGCCGACACGCTCGCCCGGCAGCACCACGGCGGTGAGGCCATAGTGTGTGTGGACGCTATGGTCCATGCTGTCGAACTTCACCGCCAGCTCGCCGCGCAGGAGTTTTTCGTCGACCGGTGCGTTTTCGTAGACCAGGATGCTGTCGAACAGCGATTCGCCGCGCGCGAAGTCGCTCCAGCCCTGGATGTCCACCAGCGGCGTGTGTTCGAACTGCCGGATTTCCAGGTTATGCGCCTGCACTTGCTGCAGCCACGCCACGACCGGCTGGTCCTCCTCCACCGCGACCCGCAGCGGAAGGGTGTTGATGAACAATCCGATCATCTGCTCGACGCCCGCCAGGTCGGCTGGGCGGCCGGCCACGGTGACGCCGAACAGGACATCGCGGTTGCCGCTGTAGCGGCTTAACAAGAGCGCCCACACGCCCTGGAACAGCGTATTTGGCGTGATGCGGTGGGTCTGGCAAAAGCGTTCCAGGTCCTGGCTCTGCGCCTGGTCGAGGAACACGGTCAGGTCCTGGACCTGCACGGCCGAGGTGTATTGCTCGCCGCGCGCGCCCTGATCGACCGCCAGGCCGGTCGGTGCGTTCATGCCGGCCAGTTCACGCTGCCAGAATTGCTGCGCCTGTCCGCGGTCCTGCTTTTGCAGCCAGTCGATATAGTCGCGGTAGCGGCGTGGACGCGGCAGCTGGGGTGTGCGCCCTGCGACCAGTTCCGCGTAGGCGTTCATGCAATCGATCGTCACCAGCGAAATGCACCAGGCATCCATCAGGATGTGGTGGAAGCTGCGGATGAACTCATAGGATTCGTCGGCCAGGCGCACCAGCCGGAAACGGATCAGCGGCGGTTTACTCAGGTCGAAGCCGCGTTTTTGCTCGTCCGCCAGCACTTGCTGGATGAAGGCTTCCTGTTCGGCGTCGTCCTGCCCACGCAGGTCGAACTGTTCAACCGGCACGTCAACGTGCTGGTGGACGATCTGCATGGGCTGCTTTTGCGTTTTCCACAAAAAGCTGGTGCGCAGCGCGGGATGGGCTTGCACCACAAGCTGCCAGGCGCGCAGGAAGGCCTGGCCATCGATGGCACCGCCGATGCGATAGCGGTCCTGCATCAGGTACACACCGGAGTCGCCGTCGAGCAGGGTATGGAACAGCATACCTTGCTGCAGCGGCGAAAGCGGGTAGATGTCTTCGATATTGTGGGCGTTGACTGCGGTCATCCAGGAAATCCTTGTTCTGTTATTTGTAATCGGCGAGCGCGTTACGAGGCGCTGTCCGAGTTAAGTTCGGCCAGCAGCTCTTCCAAGGCATCCTGGTCGAGGCCCGCAGCGGGGAAGTCTTGCGCCATCAGGCCAGCGCCGGCATTGGCCGCGCAATGCTGCGCCAGCTCCAGCAAGCCTTGCGCCACCGCGGCCGAGAGCTGGTGCAAGCGCTCTTCGGTGTAGTGGCCGCTGTCGGCCGACCAGGCCAATGTCAGCGCATGGGGCAGCAGGGTGGCGGCCAGCTGCAGCGGCGCCTGGGCGCGTGCCGGCTGGACCTCAAGCGCCGTGCCGGCTGCTTCGCTCACTGCCAGGCAGACGTCGCCGGCCGGTCCCGCTTCGGCTTCGCGGCGCAGCGCCGCCTTGGCTTCATGGGCGAAGGACTGCCAGCCGGTGTCGCCGGCCTGGAACGCGTGGTGCGTCACGTACTGGCCGTTGCCGCCGTCGTGCAGCCGTGTCAGTCGCAGCGGCCCGCCATCGCGCTCGGCCAGCAGGGCACGGGCCAGCGCCGCGGCCAGGACCTCGCCTGCGTCCATGCGGTAGCGTGTGGCGCCCAATGCAAATGCGTCCAGCATGGCGCCGTCGGTCCAGCTTTGCAGCCAGCCCACGTCGGCCTCGAAGGAGTCGGCCTGGCGCCACTCTGCCACGGCCGCCATGGCTTCAACGGTCTGGTGTTCGAACACCTGGCGCGTGCTGAGGGTAATACCGCTGCGGTTCGCGCGCGTGACAACCTGCAGGCTCAGGATGGAGTCGCCACCGACCTGGAAAAAATTGTCGGTCACGCCGATGCGCGGCAGCCGCAGCACGCCGGCGCAGATATCGGCCAGCTCCTTTTCGAGCGCGGTGCGCGGCGCCACGTACTGGTCGCGCATGCGGGCCGCGCTGTCCGGGTCGGGCAGCGCGTTGACGTCGCGTTTGCCGTTCGGCGTCAGCGGCATCGTGCGCAGGGCAATGAACAGCGCCGGCACCATGTACGCGGGAAGGCGTTCGGCAAGGTAGTTGCGCAGCGCGCCATCATCCGGCGGAGACGCCTGGCGGCCGGTAAAGTAGGCCAGCAGGCGCTTGCCGCCCGCTTGTTCCTGCGCCACCACCACGCAATCGCCGATGTCGCCATGTCCCAGCAGATGGCGTTCGATTTCCGCCAGTTCCACGCGGTGTCCGCGGATCTTGACCTGGTGGTCGCGCCGGCCCAGGAAATGCAGCCTGCCGTCGGCATTCCAGCATGCCAGGTCGCCACTGCGATAGGCGCGCTGGCCGCCGGCGATGTGCGCCTGGCTGGCAAACGATGCCGCCGTCTGTTCCGGATGGCCGCGGTATCCACTCGCCAGTTGCGCACCCGCCAGATAGATTTCGCCAGTCTCGCCGATCGCCGCCGCAGCGCCGTATTCGTTGACCAGGTCCACCGTCATGCCCGCAACCGGACGGCCGATGCCTGCCGCGCGCGCGCAGGTCAGCACCTCGGCGCTGGCCCATACGCCGCCTTCGGTCGGGCCGTATTCGTTGACCAGGCTTGCCTGGGGCAGCAGGTCGTGGTGGCGGGCCACCAGCGCGTCGGTGCAGGCCTCACCGGCGACGATCCATGTCGCGATCCCGGCCAGGCGGACGGGCGAGGCATGGTCGAGCAAAGCGCCGTACAGCGACGGCAGCGACAGGCTGTGGCTGACCGCATGCTTCTCTATGAGGTTGCAAAGGGTATCGAGCACCAGTTCGTCGCCGCTCGCGGGCAAGACCAGTTTGCCGCCTTGCGCGAGCGTCCAGAAGATGCCCGCGACCGAACTGTCGAAGGAGAACGAGGACAGCAGCAGGAATGCGCGCACCGGTTGGCGGTAGAAGGCCATCCGCACCTGGGTCGACTGGCTCAGGCTGCGGTGGCTGATTTCGACCGCCTTCGGCTGGCCGCTGGAGCCCGATGTGTAGATCAGGTATGCGGGCAGCGCAAGGTCAGCGATGAGGCCTGGATTGGTGTCCGGCAGCTGCGCATCCGATGGCGCCTCCTGGTCGAGCGCGATCGTCACATGCGGCGCCGTGCCTGGCTGCGCGGCATAGCCGATCACCTGGCGCACGCCGCTGTCCCGCACCATGAAGTCCAGGCGTTCGGACGGATAACCGGGATCGAGCGCCAGGTAGGCGGCGCCGGCTTTGAGCACGGCAAGGATCGCGACGTTCATGTCGTTACAGCGTGGCAGGACGATGCCGACGATGTCACCCGGTGCGACCCCGCTGCGCAGCAGCCGGTGCGCCAGCTGGTTTGCCCGGCTGTTCATCGCCCAATAACTGAGGGTGGCGCTGATATCGGCCAGTGCCGGCGCCGCCGGATGCTGCGCGGCCTGCCGTTCGATCAGGTCCACGATACTGATTGCCTCGACCGGCGGCCGATCGGCTGGCATGGCGACGATGGCGCGCTGCACGGGACCCAGCAGCGACACGCCGCCGGTTGGACGGCCACTGTCGTCGGCCAGCGCAGTGACGAACAGATCCCACTGTTCGGCGAGCAGTTGCAGGGCGGCCGCATCCCAGAGCGCGGGATCGTAGTCGAACGCGCAGGCGGCGCGCTGCATGCCGGCTCGTACGGACAGGCGCAGGCTGAAGCGGCGGGCAATGCACTGCTCCTGCATGACGGTGATGCCGGGCCATGCCGGCTCTTCGACGCATGCGAAGCCAAACTGCGGGACGGCGCCGCCATCATGGTAGTCGCGCCAGCCAAGCGCCAGGCTGGCCGCATCGCGCAGCGCGCCGATCTGGTTGTGCATCGACAGCTGATGATCGATCGTGGCACGCACCGGGAGCGCCAGCTCGTAGAGACCGAGCGCATTGTCCAGCGCGTCGCCACGGCCGCTATCGGTGTAGGCGATTTCCACCAGCGATTGTCCGCTCAGGCGCGACAGGAAAATCATCCAGGCGGCTGACAGCCATTGGGCCGCTGTGTATCCCGCAGCGGCGAAGACGGCGGCATCGACGTGCGTTGCCAGCGCCATCGATTGGGGCTGGAAGGCGCCGTTCGTTCCGCTTGAGCCAAGGCGCAGCGACAATGGCGGCGCCGGGTCGGCCAGTTGCTGCTGCCAGTATTGCGTTCCGGGCGCGTCGGGCGTTTCGAGCAGGGTGTTCTTCCACTCGGCGTAGTCGGCGTACTGCAGCCGCTCGCTGTCGGTGCCCGGCGCGATCAGCTGCGCGGCGATCAGCCGCAAGCTGGCGGAATCGGCATGGGTGGCGGGCGCGCGCAAGGCCAGCACATGGCGCTGATCGCCGATCTGCCACAGGTTCGCTTGCAGCGCGCTGGCATCCTGCTGCTGCGCTTCGCCGAGTTGAAGAACCGGTGCGGTCGCGCCGCCGATTTGCTGAATCGGCAGGCGCATTCCCGGCACCGCGCACAGGCGCGTGCTCAGAATCTCCTCGGCCTGCACCAAGGCCTGGAAGCGGGCGTTGATCGCGGCCGTATCGCAAGGGCCGTCGATCTGCAGGCGCAGGCTGGCCCAGTACGGATGGCTGGCGGCGCCGTCCTGGAGGCTCCAGCAGGCGGCTTGTTGGGGCGAGGCGCGAAAGCCGGTCACTTCGGTCATGTTCAACTCCATTTATTGATCCAGGTCTTTGCTGTAGAGCGCTTCGGCCATGCCGGTCATGATGGCGCGCTTGCCGGAAAACGGTTCGCGGCCGTGCACGCACAGCATGTTGTCGATAAAGAGCACATCGCCCTGCTGCCATTGGAACTTCATCAGGGACTGCAGGTACGCGGCGCGCAGCTGTTCGAGCACCTCCGGTTCGATCTCGCTGCCGTCGCCGTAGAAGGTATTGGTGGGAAGGTCCTGCGGACCGAAGCTGGCCTGCAGCGAGCTGCCGATGGCTTCCGGCAGGGTGCTCACGTTGAAAAAGGTGGCATGGTTGAACCACACCTCTTCGCCGGTGCGCGGGTGGCGCATGATGGCTGGACCTTGCTGGGTGGTGCGCAGGCGGTTGCCCGGCTTCCACTCGACCGTGATGCCGACCGAGGCGCAATACGCTTCGACTTCGGAGCGATCTTCGGTCTGGAAGACGGTTGGCCATGCAAGGCCGAAGCCGTCGCCGTAGTTACGCACGTAGAGCACTTTCTTTTCGCGGAATTTGTCGATGACCGCGGCGGGAATGCGGCGCATGACGTCGCGCGTGGAGCCGATCGGCGTTTCGCCGCGCACCTCGGGAGCCACGTGGCAGTAGAAGAACAGGCGCAGGGGGAATTTGGGCGAGTACGAGTGCTCGTTATGCGGGAAGATCATCTGGTCGGCCGGATAGTCGGTCGACGTATAAATGTTCCCGCCCACCCGGGTACGCGGCGAAGCGCGGAACTGGTACTCGAGCGCGCCGGGCGAGAGCGCTGCGATGACCTGTTCGAACTGCTCCACCGTATGGATGCCGAAATTGCGGAACAGGATGGCGCCATGCTCGAGCAGCTTTTTTTCCAGCGCTGGCCGCTGGCTTGCGGCCCACGCAACCAGGCTGACGCCGGCGGCGGCCGGTTCGATCACCAGCGGCAGCGTGGTGTCCGGGGAGAGCACGCGTTCCGACACGAGCGTATGTTCGGAAACGGTGATGGCTTTGCGGCGCATAAGGCCTGGGGCTGCGGGAAGATTCATATCCGGTCTCGGTGAAAGGGTTGGTCTATGCCTGTGCCACGCGGCGCCTGGCCGCGCCAAGCAAGGCGCGGCTGTCGGACGTTTGCCGCTGTTGGAGCGAGAGGCGCAATGCGTTGTCGCGCTCGCGCATCTGCTGCGTCAGCAGCGACAGGGGCAGCGGGAGCAGGGCCTCGAAGCCGTCGACCAAGCCGGTCCACAGCTGGACGAAGCGGTCGATGGCATGCTGGTCGAAGCGCGCGGTCTGGTACTTGAGGTTTGCCGTCACGCCGTTGGCGCCGTGGGTCAGGTCCAGCACCAGGTCGAAGGCGCCGCCGTCCTGGTACTGGGCGATGTCGGCGATGCGCAGCGCGCCCAGCGCGGTGGCGTGGCCGCGTTCCGGCTGCCAGTTCAGCTTTACCTGGAACAGCGGCGACTCCTTGCCGGAGCGCTCGGGCGCAATGGCCGACACCAGCAGGTTGAATGGCAGCTCCTGATGCGCGTACGCCGCCTGGGCGTCGGTAGCGACGCGCGAAAACAGCTTGGCCAGGCTCGGATTGCCATCGACGTCGCAGCGCAGCGGCAGCTGGTTGACGAAGAAACCGATGATGTCGTCCAGTTGCGGATGCGCGCGGCCCGCGACGTCGGTACCGATGATGAAGCGCTGCTGTCCGCTCCAGTAATGGAGGCAGGCGCCAAACAAGGTGAGCAGTCCCATGAACACGGTGCTGTTGTGGGAGCGGCAGTATTGTTCCAGCCGCGCCACCGCCAGCGACGCCAGTTTGAACGTGTGCAGTCCCTTGCCAGTGTGCGCGCCATTTTGCACAGGCAGCGCCAGGGTGTGCGGCATGTCGCTCAGGTAGCCATGCCAGAATTGCAGTTCGGCGTCGACCAGGGGAGCGGTCAGGCGCGCGTGCTCCCATTCGGCGAAGTCGGCATAGTCCAGCGGGCGCGGGCCGAACCCAGATGCGCCGCCGGTGCTGTGCGCCGCATACAGGCGGTCCAGATCGGCCAGGAAGATCTCGGCCGAGCGCCCGTCGAAAGCGATATGGTGAAGCCCGATCAGCAGTTCATGCTGGTCCGGCGCGCAGCTTGCCAGCGTTGCGCGCAGCATCACGCCGGCCGTCAGGTCAAACGGGGTGTCGCGTTCCTGCCTCACCATGCGGGCCAAATTTTCCTGCTGCTCAAGCGCGGGCAGTGCCGACAGGTCGATGCAGCGC of the Massilia violaceinigra genome contains:
- a CDS encoding non-ribosomal peptide synthetase — translated: MTEVTGFRASPQQAACWSLQDGAASHPYWASLRLQIDGPCDTAAINARFQALVQAEEILSTRLCAVPGMRLPIQQIGGATAPVLQLGEAQQQDASALQANLWQIGDQRHVLALRAPATHADSASLRLIAAQLIAPGTDSERLQYADYAEWKNTLLETPDAPGTQYWQQQLADPAPPLSLRLGSSGTNGAFQPQSMALATHVDAAVFAAAGYTAAQWLSAAWMIFLSRLSGQSLVEIAYTDSGRGDALDNALGLYELALPVRATIDHQLSMHNQIGALRDAASLALGWRDYHDGGAVPQFGFACVEEPAWPGITVMQEQCIARRFSLRLSVRAGMQRAACAFDYDPALWDAAALQLLAEQWDLFVTALADDSGRPTGGVSLLGPVQRAIVAMPADRPPVEAISIVDLIERQAAQHPAAPALADISATLSYWAMNSRANQLAHRLLRSGVAPGDIVGIVLPRCNDMNVAILAVLKAGAAYLALDPGYPSERLDFMVRDSGVRQVIGYAAQPGTAPHVTIALDQEAPSDAQLPDTNPGLIADLALPAYLIYTSGSSGQPKAVEISHRSLSQSTQVRMAFYRQPVRAFLLLSSFSFDSSVAGIFWTLAQGGKLVLPASGDELVLDTLCNLIEKHAVSHSLSLPSLYGALLDHASPVRLAGIATWIVAGEACTDALVARHHDLLPQASLVNEYGPTEGGVWASAEVLTCARAAGIGRPVAGMTVDLVNEYGAAAAIGETGEIYLAGAQLASGYRGHPEQTAASFASQAHIAGGQRAYRSGDLACWNADGRLHFLGRRDHQVKIRGHRVELAEIERHLLGHGDIGDCVVVAQEQAGGKRLLAYFTGRQASPPDDGALRNYLAERLPAYMVPALFIALRTMPLTPNGKRDVNALPDPDSAARMRDQYVAPRTALEKELADICAGVLRLPRIGVTDNFFQVGGDSILSLQVVTRANRSGITLSTRQVFEHQTVEAMAAVAEWRQADSFEADVGWLQSWTDGAMLDAFALGATRYRMDAGEVLAAALARALLAERDGGPLRLTRLHDGGNGQYVTHHAFQAGDTGWQSFAHEAKAALRREAEAGPAGDVCLAVSEAAGTALEVQPARAQAPLQLAATLLPHALTLAWSADSGHYTEERLHQLSAAVAQGLLELAQHCAANAGAGLMAQDFPAAGLDQDALEELLAELNSDSAS
- a CDS encoding TauD/TfdA family dioxygenase, which encodes MRRKAITVSEHTLVSERVLSPDTTLPLVIEPAAAGVSLVAWAASQRPALEKKLLEHGAILFRNFGIHTVEQFEQVIAALSPGALEYQFRASPRTRVGGNIYTSTDYPADQMIFPHNEHSYSPKFPLRLFFYCHVAPEVRGETPIGSTRDVMRRIPAAVIDKFREKKVLYVRNYGDGFGLAWPTVFQTEDRSEVEAYCASVGITVEWKPGNRLRTTQQGPAIMRHPRTGEEVWFNHATFFNVSTLPEAIGSSLQASFGPQDLPTNTFYGDGSEIEPEVLEQLRAAYLQSLMKFQWQQGDVLFIDNMLCVHGREPFSGKRAIMTGMAEALYSKDLDQ